From a region of the Candida albicans SC5314 chromosome 1, complete sequence genome:
- the SIM1 gene encoding SUN family protein (Adhesin-like protein; involved in cell wall maintenance, redundant with Sun41; possibly secreted; macrophage-repressed; repressed by Rim101, Cyr1, Ras1; Spider biofilm induced): protein MKYLTLLTVLSTALATPLQHQHHHHHEHARRAEVTKVVYVNGNGDEVQSQVTENASSGASSGETAETIQTRSSSDVSSSSDSNPVASIASSVASSASSILSNIEGDLSAFSSPSKKFEDGVYDCDSVPVGQGVIGVDWISGLNGGWTTIMNENGDTSLNCKDGYYCSYACQAGMSKTQWPSEQPSNGMSIGGLYCKNGKLYRSNTDNDYLCEWGSKDVNFVSEISEDVAICRTDYPGSENMNIPTLLSAGGKAPCSVVDGDTYFKWQGGKTSTQYYVNNAGVSVEDGCIWGTEGSGVGNWAPVVLGSGTTGGKTYLSLIPNPNNKDKPNYNIKIVGDDVNGDCKYENGQYNGSGSDGCTVTVNSGSAKFVFY, encoded by the coding sequence ATGAAATATTTAACTTTATTAACAGTCTTATCAACTGCTTTGGCCACTCCATTGCAAcatcaacaccaccaccatcatgAACATGCCAGAAGAGCTGAAGTAACCAAAGTTGTTTACGTCAACGGCAACGGTGACGAAGTTCAAAGTCAAGTCACTGAAAACGCTTCTTCTGGTGCTTCTTCTGGTGAAACTGCCGAAACCATTCAAACTCGTTCTTCAAGTGATGTCAGCAGTAGTAGTGACAGCAACCCAGTTGCTTCAATTGCCAGCTCAGTTGCTTCAAGTGCTTCTTCAATCCTCAGTAATATTGAAGGTGATTTAAGTGCCTTCTCTAGCCCAAGCAAAAAATTCGAAGATGGTGTTTACGATTGTGATTCCGTTCCAGTTGGCCAAGGTGTTATTGGTGTTGACTGGATTTCTGGATTAAATGGTGGTTGGACCACTATTATGAACGAAAACGGTGACACCTCTTTAAACTGTAAAGATGGTTACTACTGTTCTTATGCTTGTCAAGCTGGTATGTCCAAGACTCAATGGCCATCTGAACAACCAAGTAACGGTATGTCTATTGGTGGATTATACTGTAAGAACGGTAAATTGTACAGATCTAACACTGACAATGATTACTTGTGTGAATGGGGTTCCAAAGATGTCAACTTTGTTTCTGAAATCAGCGAAGACGTTGCTATCTGTAGAACCGATTACCCAGGTTCCGAAAACATGAACATTCCAACTTTGTTATCTGCTGGTGGTAAAGCCCCATGttctgttgttgatggtgACACCTACTTCAAATGGCAAGGTGGTAAAACTTCTACCCAATACTACGTCAACAATGCTGGTGTTTCAGTCGAAGATGGTTGTATCTGGGGTACTGAAGGTTCTGGTGTTGGTAACTGGGCTCCAGTTGTTTTGGGATCTGGTACTACTGGTGGTAAAACTTACTTGTCATTGATTCCAAACCCAAACAACAAGGACAAACCAAACTACAACATCAAGATTGTCGGTGATGATGTCAACGGTGACTGTAAATACGAAAACGGTCAATACAACGGTAGTGGTTCTGATGGTTGTACCGTCACCGTCAATTCCGGTTCTGctaaatttgttttctaCTAG
- the YBP1 gene encoding Ybp1p (Protein involved in response to oxidative stress, binds and stabilizes Cap1p transcription factor in response to H2O2; essential for macrophage killing), with product MENLESGAQDALQSKDFLSYSTLLDIYLNDPTKYSNEEKEQLLGHILTILSENKQLTYEIGWDLPQLLILYVDSDYEFNGPIRDSPGVYKILKIFENLAINGNHKELFLKSCELLNDLELSQDEDIELLKRENFFEIKLYCVFELIDACLKKIHTLYPSRFLAMTVSSFNNLMFKLTKQHGSLGNYHFVMKRVYSFCRNYISPPLPTNAKEMPQEELDKIVKDEEYLQRRLLTGFLTQVIYLANINGTEGYSIEHFSWLQQQSKSKIKFVFERDGAFCDRFVELASSFDIDLLKCFQGFITDSHKLLIGIDYKNKNKSEDEIIELLFERVVVDYQKNVLTSIVDSDAKAIKDSIIGELILFTHSIAGKKNFAKPTMSIHDSLVMTLRLIIPQMVNPKFINAGNHDVVVFWVWFALYQQQIINSKNLQLEISYIPKVLLTTFFQCLLFIVIKSEGKPNFKYMLLTLLTKLLTLSPDTGYEFIKDSLNNCPYESVYPSLIGVYKQLLLNEKWDVNSIELEKLNISSSSSNTPPKLPPRNGIKRKHFSLTNESLNDLVDLINNSSKNAFVEDNSKIDPSKLSTIAAYLNLLVAIKKDPVIVENKEKLTTLISSIENKIKSVKKSSQNQFELNAAGMLEITIERFNE from the coding sequence atGGAAAACTTGGAATCTGGAGCTCAAGACGCATTACAATCCAAAGATTTCTTATCTTATAGTACACTATTggatatttatttaaacgACCCAACAAAATATTCCAATGAAGAGAAAGAGCAATTACTAGGTCATATATTGACTATACTTTCCGAAAACAAACAGTTGACATACGAAATAGGTTGGGATTTGCCACAATTATTGATCTTGTACGTTGATTCCGATTATGAATTCAATGGGCCTATCAGAGACTCCCCTGGGGTGtataaaattttgaaaatttttgaaaatttggcGATTAATGGTAATcataaagaattatttttgaaaagttgTGAATTATTAAACGATTTGGAATTATCTCAAGATGAAGacattgaattattaaaacgTGAAAACttctttgaaatcaaattatattgtgtatttgaattaattgatgcctgtttgaagaaaattcaTACTTTGTATCCATCGAGATTTTTGGCCATGACAGTTAGCTCGTTTAATAATCTTATGTTCAAATTAACTAAACAGCATGGTAGTTTAGGTAATTACCATTTTGTCATGAAAAGAGTTTATAGTTTCTGCAGAAACTATATTAGCCCACCATTACCCACCAATGCTAAGGAAATGCCTCAAGAGGAGTTGGACAAGATTgttaaagatgaagaatatTTACAAAGAAGATTATTAACTGGGTTTCTAACTCAAGTGATCTATTTGGCCAATATAAATGGAACTGAAGGTTACTCAATTGAGCATTTCAGTTggttacaacaacaatccaaatcaaaaatcaaatttgtatttgaaaGAGATGGTGCATTCTGTGATCGATTTGTGGAATTGGCATCTTCATTCgatattgatttgttgaaatgCTTCCAGGGGTTTATCACCGATTCCCACAAATTGTTAATTGGCATTGACTACAAAAATAAGAACAAAtctgaagatgaaataaTTGAACTTCTTTTTGAAAGAGTTGTTGTAGATTACCAGAAGAACGTTTTAACCAGTATCGTCGACAGTGATGCCAAAGCCATTAAGGATTCGATTATTGGTGAGTTGATTTTATTCACTCATTCTATAGcaggaaagaaaaattttgccAAACCAACAATGTCAATCCATGATTCGTTAGTAATGACTTTACGTTTAATCATTCCTCAAATGGTAAACccaaaatttatcaatgcTGGAAATCATGATGTAGTAGTGTTTTGGGTATGGTTTGCattatatcaacaacaaattatcaattcaaaaaatttgcaGTTGGAGATTTCTTATATCCCCAAAGTTTTATTGACAACATTTTTCCAATGTTTGTTATTCATTGTTATTAAATCCGAAGGGAAACCAAATTTCAAGTACATGCTATTAACCttattaacaaaattgTTGACATTATCTCCTGATACCGGGTATGAATTCATTAAGGACTCACTAAATAATTGTCCTTATGAATCAGTGTATCCTTCTTTGATTGGAGTCTATAagcaattgttgttgaacgAAAAGTGGGATGTAAATAGTATTGAATTGGAGAAGTTGAATatctcttcttcttcatcaaacaCTCCACCTAAATTACCACCAAGAAATGGTATCAAGAGAAAGCATTTTTCGTTAACCAATGAATCTTTGAACGATTTGGTAGATTTGATCAATAATTCCCTGAAAAATGCATTCGTTGAAGATAATTCAAAGATTGATCCAAGCAAATTGTCGACTATTGCCGCATACTTGAATCTATTAGTAGCTATAAAGAAAGATCCCgtgattgttgaaaataagGAAAAGTTGACCACTTTGATCTCATCAATCGAAAACAAGATCAAGAGTGTTAAAAAATCGtcacaaaatcaatttgaattaaatgCTGCTGGTATGCTTGAGattacaattgaaagatTCAATGAGTAA
- the LCB2 gene encoding serine C-palmitoyltransferase (Putative serine palmitoyltransferase component; mutation confers hypersensitivity to aureobasidin A), whose protein sequence is MISETMVEKNGKLYSRNIPNAPEDNRPLSERSDREYGKLTSNDYLYVSKHPLGEPLPTPIDDEPPYIILIATYINYLILIIIGHTRDFFGKIFKPKEYEHLVEKDGYAPWYDGFESFYVRRLKTRIDDCFARPIHGAPGRYIKCFNRFRSGKTGYLYDGTSKECLNLSSYNYLGFAQSSGVCTDFSVKCVDDYGTSGCSPRLYCGTTDLHRQCEEVIADFVGKEDAIIVSQGYGTNANLFASIADSKTLVISDELNHASIRFGIRLSGASVKVFKHNDMNDLENLIRNQIAQGQPKTHRPWNKIIVAVEGLYSMEGNMCNLPEIVRIKDKYKCYLFVDEAHSIGALGPEGRGICDYFSVDPAIVDVLMGTLTKSFGATGGYIAGDKTLIEKLRLNYISQSYSEGVPPPVLGQIISSLKVIKGELNPGEGKERLQRIAFNSRYLRLGLKKLGFIVYGADDSPVIPFLLFVPSKMPAVSRMLYDMGIAVVIVSYPATPLTSARARLCVSSALTKEDLDYVLAKISDIGDLVFLKFSSGIAGGCKVPGEPPRWSIEDVLATNVEDCKKPKLM, encoded by the coding sequence ATGATATCTGAAACTATGGTAGAAAAAAATGGGAAGCTTTACCTGAGAAATATTCCAAACGCTCCAGAAGATAATAGACCTTTAAGTGAGAGAAGTGATCGAGAGTATGGTAAATTGACATCAAACGATTATTTATATGTGTCAAAACATCCATTGGGAGAGCCATTACCAACTCCAATAGATGATGAACCACCTTACATTATATTAATTGCCACatatatcaattatttaattttaattatcATTGGTCATACTCGTGATTTTTTCggtaaaatttttaaaccTAAAGAATACGAACATTTAGTGGAAAAAGATGGTTATGCCCCCTGGTATGATGGGTTTGAAAGTTTTTATGTTCGTAGATTGAAAACTAGAATTGATGATTGTTTTGCTCGTCCAATCCATGGAGCTCCTGGTCGTTATATTAAATGTTTCAATCGTTTTAGAAGTGGGAAAACTGGTTATTTATATGACGGCACATCCAAGGAATGTCTTAATTTATCATCGTATAATTATCTTGGGTTTGCTCAATCAAGTGGTGTTTGTACTGATTTTTCTGTTAAATgtgttgatgattatgGAACCTCTGGTTGTTCACCAAGACTTTATTGTGGAACCACTGATTTGCACCGTCAATGTGAAGAGGTCATTGCTGATTTTGTTGGTAAAGAAGATGCTATCATTGTCAGTCAAGGTTACGGGACTAATGCCAATCTATTTGCGTCAATTGCAGACTCTAAAACTTTGGTTATATCCGATGAGTTAAATCATGCATCAATTAGATTTGGAATCAGATTATCTGGGGCTTCGGTCAAAGTGTTTAAACATAATGATATGaatgatttggaaaacCTTATACGTAATCAAATTGCTCAAGGTCAACCCAAAACTCATAGGCCATGGAATAAAATCATTGTTGCTGTCGAAGGGTTGTATTCCATGGAAGGTAATATGTGTAATTTGCCAGAGATTGTTAGAATTAAAGACAAGTACAAGTGctatttgtttgttgatgaagCCCATTCTATTGGGGCGTTAGGACCTGAAGGAAGAGGGATTTGTGATTATTTCTCAGTTGACCCAGCTATAGTCGATGTATTAATGGGTACATTGACCAAATCTTTTGGTGCCACTGGTGGATATATTGCTGGTGATAAAAccttgattgaaaaattgagaCTCAATTATATAAGTCAAAGCTATTCAGAAGGAGTGCCACCGCCAGTTTTAGGACAAATTATTTCTTCGTTGAAAGTGATTAAAGGTGAATTAAATCCTGGTGAAGGTAAAGAAAGGTTACAAAGAATTGCCTTTAATTCTCGTTATTTAAGATTgggtttgaaaaaattgggaTTTATTGTATATGGAGCTGATGATTCTCCTGTGATAccatttttattgtttgtgCCTTCAAAAATGCCAGCTGTATCTCGTATGCTTTATGATATGGGTATAGcagttgttattgttagttATCCAGCAACCCCCTTGACGAGTGCACGTGCCAGATTATGTGTCAGTTCGGCGTTGACCAAAGAAGATTTAGATTATGTGTTGGCCAAAATTAGTGACATTGGTGATTTGgtatttttgaaattcagTAGTGGTATTGCTGGTGGATGTAAAGTTCCTGGTGAACCACCTCGGTGGTCAATTGAAGATGTTTTAGCTACTAATGTCGAAGATTgtaaaaaaccaaaactaATGTAA
- the SSK1 gene encoding mitogen-activated protein kinase kinase kinase (Response regulator of two-component system; role in oxidative stress response, cell wall biosynthesis, virulence, hyphal growth on solid media; expressed in hyphae and yeast; peroxisomal targeting sequence (PTS1); Spider biofilm induced) → MNFLYNNSDYSSTSHTMKSPSAYNQFPKLQASNSTAGNNNTATTATAAAAAASASASASVTPQLISPTTLTTPQNKYKRGGLDNTLPKIETTRKNRPDDGNSITPSNSINSGTTKLTLPPRRVWVKKPQTNNPTTVLCYVNDIIDDLKVAVVNKYPNTIGRYEDAADLLVKIDLNNIRVPVSPSVNRVSQRTPFDNCIILEPDQNVWQILDNYFPNGMAMHDALIIETPTFKPDHQMLTPITANMNNNSNTFIPFQERQSSIGNNNNNNSNVNNNNKAQAVKHPQPMQPNNTRVGLHKSYAMNRSSFSTNNNPVPSIIKDRSVSPSNLGVSRNSPVSHKRSYSNPVSSPNSVATQANNPSAVLLLPRNFSLANNNSNQASQSSGGTPAKKVLSEDGSKSVNDKTEEVVSSKLKPNDNNKSYQAKQQEQQTAEQSENGFSETSASPEAVHNSKAAPLPLTKSSTTATTTSSNSISNNNNTSSKGKPSQSKLKAANDPTPTDIVLPSISVLVVEDNAINQAILGAFLRKRKIHYQIAKNGQEAIDKWKKGGFHLVLMDIQLPVKSGIEATKEIRHLEKLNRIGVFHENEIGKNVIINEEDRLTSNTFRSPVIIVALTASSNSSVDKTNALTAGCNDYLTKPVNLVWLQNKITEWGCMQALIDFDGWKDKNRRLNKA, encoded by the coding sequence ATGAATTTTCTCTATAACAATTCAGATTATAGTAGCACATCACATACTATGAAGTCACCACTGGCATATAATCAGTTTCCTAAACTACAGGCAAGCAATTCGACAGCTGGTAACAATAATACAGCCACAACAGCAACGGCAGCAGCGGCAGCAGCATCAGCATCAGCATCAGCATCAGTTACACCACAATTGATATCACCAACAACGTTGACCACACCACAGAACAAGTATAAACGTGGAGGATTGGATAATACGCTTCCCAAAATAGAAACTACTAGAAAGAACAGACCGGATGATGGCAATTCAATCACGCCCAGCAATTCGATCAATAGTGGTACAACAAAGTTAACCTTACCACCACGACGAGTTTGGGTTAAGAAACCGCAAACAAACAACCCAACCACGGTACTTTGTTATGTGaatgatataattgatgatttaaaagTAGCAGTGGTGAACAAATATCCAAATACCATTGGCAGGTACGAGGATGCTGCCGATTTGCTTGTTAAGATAGATTTGAACAACATCAGAGTGCCAGTTTCCCCCAGTGTTAATCGAGTGTCGCAAAGAACTccatttgataattgtaTAATTTTGGAACCAGATCAGAACGTTTGGCAAATACTAGACAATTATTTTCCTAATGGAATGGCCATGCACGATGCCTTGATAATTGAGACACCAACATTCAAACCAGACCATCAAATGCTAACACCAATAACAGCCAATATGAACAATAATAGTAACACTTTTATACCTTTTCAAGAACGTCAATCGAGTATCgggaacaacaacaacaacaacagtaatgtaaacaacaacaataaagcACAAGCAGTCAAACACCCGCAACCAATGCAACCAAACAATACTCGTGTAGGTTTACACAAGTCTTATGCCATGAATAGGTCGAGTTTCCTGACCAATAACAACCCTGTCCCATCTATCATCAAGGATAGATCGGTGTCACCATCAAACTTGGGAGTTTCAAGAAACTCTCCTGTTTCCCATAAAAGATCATATTCAAATCCAGTTTCTTCACCAAATTCTGTTGCTACACAAGCTAATAATCCGCTGGCAGTTTTACTATTACCCAGGAATTTCTCATTagctaataataatagtaatcaAGCACTGCAAAGTAGTGGTGGAACACCTGCCAAAAAAGTTTTATCCGAGGACGGAAGTAAATCGGTCAATGACAAGACAGAAGAAGTTGTATCATCcaaattgaaaccaaaCGATAACAATAAAAGCTATCAAGCTAAACAGcaagaacaacaaactGCCGAACAGTCTGAAAATGGCTTTAGTGAAACTTCAGCATCGCCTGAAGCGGTTCATAATTCTAAAGCAGCACCATTACCGTTGaccaaatcatcaacaactgCTACCACAACCTCTTCCAACTCCATtagtaataacaataatactaGCAGCAAAGGAAAGCCAAGTCAATCCAAATTAAAAGCAGCTAATGATCCAACGCCGACGGATATAGTGTTACCGTCTATTTCTGTATTGGTAGTTGAAGATAATGCCATCAATCAAGCTATTTTGGGAGCATTTTTACGTAAACGtaaaattcattatcaaattgcaaaaaatGGCCAAGAAGCAATAGATAAATGGAAAAAGGGAGGGTTTCACTTGGTATTGATGGATATTCAATTGCCAGTGAAATCAGGGATTGAAGCAACTAAAGAAATCAGACACTTGGAGAAATTGAACAGGATTGGTGTATTTCATGAAAACGAAATTGGGAAAAATgtaataattaatgaagaagatagATTGACTTCCAATACGTTTAGATCTCCGGTGATTATAGTTGCTTTAACCGCCAGTTCAAATTCTTCTGTGGATAAGACTAATGCTTTAACAGCAGGCTGTAATGATTATTTAACCAAACCAGTCAATTTAGTTTGGTTACAGAATAAAATCACAGAGTGGGGGTGCATGCAAgcattgattgattttgacGGATGGAAAGATAAGAATCGAAGATTAAACAAAGcttga
- the MODF gene encoding Modfp (Ortholog(s) have mitochondrion localization) — MSKTSTLKKCLVSFQNAKFKKDTLSKTPYIYPNPISNINIYPANVQNGSSMWAVTGNSKTTMLKIIAGEYISYPPLSRQYPLINDRPTQLQFLNFRDGSGLDKVHMSARYETYSYKGVLEMSDDVNSVYNYVTGLNNYNTQHTSISQEFVNELLDYFKLQHLKHKWINSLSNGQLRRARIAKSLINKPKLLIIDDPFLGLDPINTQGVSEALKTVSEELDTSIVLGLRVQDDIPDWINSLCYVDESGVKLSGNKSEILNEYNELVSQITTTHKSHVSRHNKQQQQQQSKPIEISKNNHFTENDIHIEFQNASVAYKQLVIFDDFNWKIPRGSKWRILGDNGTGKTTLLSIITADHPQSWKSVIKVNGILRKTGSGVTFFDINNKIGISSPELHALVPQHNKTMKDIIYNGLVKNVGNSNFYFKGDPNNITARGQKYLQYFADRIDKYGDTIFNELSLTDQKLALFLRAIIKEPELLILDEAFSCMDDENVMIKCHELIEKELNDTTVISIGHLEWELCKYDYMIQLINDNNGRDYKTFKINWEMA; from the coding sequence ATGAGTAAGACCtcaactttaaaaaaatgtttgGTGTCTTTTCAAAATGCCAAATTTAAAAAGGATACTTTACTGAAAACTCCTTACATTTACCCCAATccaatatcaaatataaacaTTTATCCAGCTAATGTCCAAAATGGCTCGTCAATGTGGGCCGTTACTGGTAACTCTAAAACCACAATGTTAAAAATTATAGCTGGTGAATATATTCTGTACCCACCATTATCAAGGCAATATCCATTAATTAACGATCGACCAACACAATTACAGTTTCTCAATTTTAGAGATGGATCTGGGTTGGATAAAGTGCATATGTCGGCGAGATACGAAACGTATTCGTATAAAGGTGTATTGGAAATGCTGGATGATGTGAACTCAGTGTATAATTATGTCACAGGGTTGAACAATTATAACACTCAGCACACATCAATATCCCAGGAATTTGTCAATGAATTGTTGGATTATTTCAAGTTACAACACTTGAAACACAAATGGATTAACAGTTTGAGTAATGGACAATTAAGACGTGCAAGAATTGCCAAATCGTTGATTAATAAACCCAAGTTGTTAATCATTGATGATCCGTTTTTAGGCTTAGATCCCATTAACACTCAAGGAGTTAGTGAAGCATTGAAGACAGTGAGTGAAGAATTGGATACAAGTATTGTTTTAGGATTACGAGTACAGGACGATATACCTGATTGGATCAATAGTTTATGTTATGTTGATGAATCAGGGGTTAAATTATCTGGGAATAAACTGGAAATTTTAAATGAGTATAACGAATTAGTGAGTCAAATTACGACAACCCATAAATCACACGTTAGTCGTCacaataaacaacaacaacaacaacaatcaaaaccaattgaaatttcaaaaaataatcatttCACAGAGAATGACATCCATATTGAGTTTCAAAATGCTTCAGTTGCCTATAAACAATTAGttatatttgatgattttaattGGAAAATACCAAGGGGGAGTAAATGGAGAATTTTAGGAGACAATGGTACTGGAAAAACAACATTATTATCTATTATTACTGCTGATCATCCTCAATCATGGAAATCGGTGATTAAAGTGAATGGTATATTAAGGAAAACTGGATCAGGAGTTACATTTTTCGAtatcaataacaaaataGGTATTTCATCCCCTGAATTGCATGCATTGGTTCCTCAACACAATAAAACTATGAAAgatattatttataatgGATTAGTTAAAAATGTGGgtaattccaatttttatttcaaagGTGATCCTAATAATATCACTGCAAGAGGACAAAAGTATCTACAATATTTTGCGGACAGAATTGATAAATACGGAGATACCATATTTAACGAATTGAGTTTAACGGATCAGAAATTAGCATTGTTTTTAAGAGCAATTATTAAAGAACCagaattgttgattttggatGAAGCATTTTCTTGTATGGACGATGAAAATGTAATGATCAAATGTCATGAATtgatagaaaaagaattaaacGATACTACAGTGATATCTATTGGTCATTTAGAATGGGAATTGTGCAAATACGATTATATGATCCAATTGATTAACGATAATAATGGTAGAGATTACAAAacattcaaaatcaattgggAGATGGCTTAG
- the DOS2 gene encoding Dos2p (Protein of unknown function; induced during planktonic growth), with amino-acid sequence MDYIDPVTTQEPTTESQISNTTNTSSAAPHDTATIKTEETIEKLESEIDKAYVLVEHKFQELWENASKNAEKYHLEEYKQNFIEQLNTTKQSLNEKTSELHVQESLKSIEDQLKKIKLQDISTQANSALDVLDSKLEVVEREAGKYFGNFTTFLSNIVSISPGDDSTNNNNNANQKTKEVLFNSSLNQYNNYGTTRYDTDLLKLHTTEEFYLSDELDDENEIKNFNADEKTKEISDLLEKYSTTLTKTMNELVPVKIAYNLFWYRYFKQENKLKEHEKKRKELLQKKEGSKHNHVAADGDDEEDFTWDDDDEEEEEEEAEEKKESTGGKSTKEAVPEKESSKNDTTAKAAEDEEDEDWE; translated from the coding sequence atggaTTACATAGACCCAGTAACAACTCAAGAGCCTACCACAGAGTCTCAGATTTCTAATACCACCAATACTTCTTCTGCTGCACCCCATGATACAGCCACTATCAAAACCGAAGAAACAATCGAGAAGTTAGAATCAGAAATTGATAAGGCATATGTATTAGTTGAACATAaatttcaagaattatGGGAAAATGCATCGAAAAACGCCGAAAAGTATCACTTGGAGgaatataaacaaaattttatcgaacaattgaatactACGAAACAATCGTTAAATGAAAAGACTTCAGAATTACACGTTCAGGAAagtttaaaatcaattgaagatcaattgaagaaaatcaaattacaAGATATTTCCACTCAAGCAAATTCTGCTTTAGATGTATTAGATTCTAAATTGGAAGTTGTTGAAAGAGAAGCTGGTAAATATTTTGGTAATTTCACGACGTTTTTATCTAATATTGTATCTATTTCACCAGGCGACGACagtaccaacaacaacaacaatgctaaccaaaaaacaaaagaagtGTTGTTCAACTCCTCtttgaatcaatataaTAACTACGGGACAACACGTTATGATActgatttattgaaattacatACTACTGAAGAATTTTACCTTAGTGATGAAttagatgatgaaaatgagaTTAAGAATTTCAATGCCGATGaaaaaactaaagaaatcagtgatttattggaaaaataTTCGACTACACTCACTAAAACAATGAATGAATTGGTGCCTGTCAAGATTGCATATAATTTGTTCTGGTACAGATATttcaaacaagaaaataaattgaaggAACacgaaaagaaaagaaaagaattattgCAAAAGAAGGAAGGGTCTAAACATAATCATGTTGCCGCAGATGGAGACGATGAAGAGGACTTTACTTGGGACGACGATGACgaggaagaggaagaagaagaagcagaagagaagaaagaatCGACTGGTGGTAAATCAACCAAAGAGGCGGTTccagaaaaagaaagcagCAAAAACGATACAACAGCGAAGGCAGCTGAAGACGAGGAAGATGAAGATTGGGAATGA
- a CDS encoding uncharacterized protein (Ortholog(s) have Atg8 ligase activity, enzyme activator activity, protein tag activity and role in C-terminal protein lipidation, CVT pathway, autophagosome assembly, late nucleophagy, mitophagy, piecemeal microautophagy of nucleus) — MSRIIHSEDDDDDDVGSQSSSSLSSPSKSLQQDPIPTKIPLSTSIILEKKLPLEQHQKLSNLTEGSTAGGHVSNNSLDNKIMIRFVPIGSTPSIQPRVFKISATQTVSTLNRFLCKKLKFKGVLNLYIQNSFMPLPDEQIGSLYGLFKTNNELIISYCNTIAFG; from the coding sequence ATGTCAAGAATAATTCACTCTgaagatgacgatgacgatgatgtAGGTAGTcaatcatcatcgtcgtTATCATCACCATCCAAATCCTTACAACAAGACCCAATCCCAACCAAAATACCATTATCAACGTCAATTATactagaaaaaaaattaccatTAGAACAACATCagaaattatcaaatctAACAGAAGGATCCACTGCTGGCGGTCATGTATCAAACAATTCCCTcgataataaaattatgaTTCGATTCGTTCCTATCGGTTCAACACCGTCGATTCAACCACGAGTGTTTAAGATCTCAGCAACACAAACGGTTTCTACACTAAACAGGTTTTTGtgtaaaaaattaaagttCAAAGGTGTATTAAATTTGTATATTCAAAATAGTTTTATGCCATTGCCTGACGAGCAGATAGGCTCGTTATATGGATTGTTCAAAACTAATAATGAGTTGATTATTAGTTATTGTAATACGATTGCATTTGGTTGA